The segment AGTTGTTGGGTCTTTGGTTGACCTCTGGCTTGGTAATGTCCTATGGGTCGGCTAAGCGATTTCCGCCCTTTCGGGTCGCTCGCTTCGCTCGCTCGGAAATCGCCGCCGACCAGGGGGGCTACCGCCCCCCACCCCCCGCCCCACTTTAGGTAAACCATGCCTCAACTTGTAATTTTGTGCATTTACCCCTTCACTCCACCCCGACACTCTTATATAGACGCCAGCTTCGTCAGTACCTCGTATTATACGAAGTAACGCTCGCTTCGCTCGCTCTCGCTTCGCTCGTACTTCGTATAATACTAAGAGGTATGACGAAGCTGGCGTGAATTATTTTGAGTGTCTGGGCTCCGTGAAGGGGTGAACGAACACCACATACGTGGAGTTCATTGTAAGTATAACTAACAGTTCTTTAGTTATCATTTATTTATATTAAAAGATGTTATAAGATAAGTGTCTATTAGGGGTTGTTAAAATGAATTCAAGTAAGCTTTTTTTTGGCTGGACAGATGAATCCAGCCAGAACAAGGGGAGATATCGGGCTATCGGAATGGTAAGCCATCCGGCTGAGTTTGGAAGTGAACTTGAAGGAGATATAAATAGTATACTTGACTCGGTCGTTGATGAATCTGGTTTAAAAAGAAGAGAGTTGAAATGGAATAAAATAGACATATTCCGGTGTAGAGCATATGAGAAGATTGTAGACTACTTTTTAGAACTCAGTAACCTTGGTAATCCACCAGTTCGTGTGGATATCTTACGGTGGGACATTGAAGACAGCCGTCACAGTATACAAGGGCGGGATGATAACCAAAACCTGCAGAGGATGTACTATCATCTATTTTCCAATGTGATTTCTAAGCGTTGGCCTTCTGGAGATTGGTGCTTTTTCCCTGATGAAACAGGTTCAGTAGATTGGGAGGAAGTGGCGTTCTTCTTGGATATTGGTGGTTCAAAGGTAGACCTAAAGGAACAGTTTAATATACTAAGTATTAATGAAGTTGATTCCAAGGATAATGTACTAGTTCAAGTGGCTGACTTTTTCGCGGGACTCAGTGTTTTTTCTAAGGAGAAGTTTGGGCTTTATGTAGACTGGAACTACGAAGAATGTGGACAGCAAAGATTAGTTCCTGTAGAAAACGTTGAGTTCTCCAAAAAGGATAGGAAGCGTTTTGAAATTCTTTCTTATTTCAACAAGAGGTGCAAAGAGTTAAAGATGGGGGTAAGTCTTGATACAAGTGAAGGCTTGTGGACACCTAAACCTGCTAACAGTATAAATTTCTGGCATTATGAACCTCAGAGTGATGCCGACAAAGCACCTATAAGGTAACCTCAAATAGTTGTTTTTAACTTGTTCTTTGGGGTGAGGGATTCACCCTCCCCCCAAACCCCCCACCCGAAGGCCCCGGCGCTCGCTACGCTCGCTTGGGTCACCGCACCAATCTTCCGTTACTCGCTCCAGCGGCTGTGCGGAAATTCTCGCCCTTCGGGCCGTTCGCTTCGCTCACTCTCGAATTTCCTAAAACAGCCGCTTTCGCTGCGTTACTCAGATTGGGCGGGAAAAACCAGTGAATGAGATTGGCGGGCGTTCTCGTGGGGGCCCCGTCCACCCTGTTCCAAAAAATAAAATCAATATATATTGACGGCTGCAACCATTACAACCAAAACCTGCCGACCCAAATCCTATTTTTTCAATGTTTTACAGTATATTTTGCCTTCTTTTTCTAATATAAAGGTTTAATGACATGTTTAATGCATTTTTCAGGTTTTTAGAATGTTAAATTATGGCGGCTGTCTTCGGTTGTAACCGCACCCCATGAGATTTTAATATGAAAAAATTAAATAATATTATTATGATATTAATAATGCACAGGTACTTCTTACGGGTGATGAACTTGAGGCAGAAAGTTATTGAGGCCCTAGAAGAAGGGAAGAGTGTTGCGATTAAGTACCAGGATGTAAGGGATTACCTCGACCTGAAAACAGGTCATAGGGTTATATTCCTTGAACACATTAACCCTGCAAAGGAGACCGCCGCTGAAATATTGGCTGACCTTGGCAACCTTGCAAAAAGCACTATATACAGCAAGTATACAACGAATGAGATTGTCAGGGACATCAAGAAGAGGTCGAAGAACAGGAATGTCCTCCTGGTGTTCAATGACTTTCAGTTGCTTTCTAAGAACACTGCAAGGGTTCTTTTGGATCTCATGGAAGATGTCCAAGTTCTTTGTAGTATCAGGGGCAGACCCCAGAAGGGTCAGGGGCGTTTGCTTAAGAGAATGACCATCCTAAGCGATAGGTCTGACGAGGTCACTGATATTAAGATACCCCTCATAGTCTTTGCGAGCTTTATAGCAATATTAACCTTTGTTAAGGCGGGCTCGGCTATCTATAACAGGAACCACTTCGACTTTTACCTGTTTTCTGCGGCAATTTTTGTTGGCATATCTGTGGGGAGGACTCTTTTATGGATTTCTTAAGTTCAGGCAGGTGCCTCCTGTTTATCTTCTGGGTCGGCCTTCGGCGCGGCTTATTACATTTTCTGGCTTTACGCCGCAGGTTATCAGTAAGTCGGTGGGGGTCGTGGTAATTTGAAATGGTATACGCACGCCCTATTTTCGGTCTTTGTGGCGGTATTCTTTGGTTATCTCCTGAACGCAGATCTTTCACCATACTTTTTTATGTTGACAATTCTTTCATCTGTAGTGGTCGACTTTGCAGAAAAGGCGGCGTTTAACGAGCACAAAAGGCAACTTCACAATGTTTTCACCCTGATACCCTTTGTTCTCTTGTACCTCTTTTATGATGTGACCACAGGCGCCGCCATGTTGTCGGGCGTATCTTCCCATATTTTGCTTGATTTCATGACTCCAACGGGCTGCCCCTTTTTTTAC is part of the Methanothermobacter sp. CaT2 genome and harbors:
- a CDS encoding DUF3800 domain-containing protein — encoded protein: MNSSKLFFGWTDESSQNKGRYRAIGMVSHPAEFGSELEGDINSILDSVVDESGLKRRELKWNKIDIFRCRAYEKIVDYFLELSNLGNPPVRVDILRWDIEDSRHSIQGRDDNQNLQRMYYHLFSNVISKRWPSGDWCFFPDETGSVDWEEVAFFLDIGGSKVDLKEQFNILSINEVDSKDNVLVQVADFFAGLSVFSKEKFGLYVDWNYEECGQQRLVPVENVEFSKKDRKRFEILSYFNKRCKELKMGVSLDTSEGLWTPKPANSINFWHYEPQSDADKAPIR